Proteins from a genomic interval of Microbacterium imperiale:
- a CDS encoding Gfo/Idh/MocA family protein, which produces MTAVRWAILGPGQIAESFAAGLRASRSGVLAAVGSSDAGRARAFADRYGAEYAGGYDEVIGHAGVDAVYVSTVHPAHRDLVEAALRAGRAVLCEKPLTTSEADTHRLFAVAAEAGVPLVEAYKNRFSPFAGMLGDVVATGEIGAARRLTASFGFRAEERAARLFDPALGGGALLDVGGYPLSFAVHVAAAAGIAPDALRIAEAEGRIGPTGVDEHATAVVAGGDFAAHIETSIRAVLPRSARLVGDAGTIEMPDAWGSRTASAEHLLIETGGQSRTRTAAVVHPFAAEADAVAALLAGGRVEADEMPGSHSVAVARLLDEWAAALPRG; this is translated from the coding sequence GTGACGGCGGTGCGGTGGGCCATCCTCGGGCCCGGGCAGATCGCCGAGAGCTTCGCAGCCGGACTGCGCGCGTCGCGGTCGGGTGTGCTCGCGGCGGTCGGCAGCTCGGACGCCGGGCGGGCGCGCGCCTTCGCCGACCGCTACGGCGCCGAGTACGCCGGCGGCTACGACGAGGTGATCGGCCACGCCGGCGTCGACGCGGTGTACGTCTCGACCGTCCACCCGGCGCATCGCGACCTCGTCGAGGCGGCGCTGCGGGCGGGTCGCGCCGTGCTGTGCGAGAAGCCGCTGACGACCAGCGAGGCCGACACCCACCGCCTCTTCGCCGTCGCGGCCGAGGCCGGCGTGCCCCTCGTCGAGGCCTACAAGAACCGCTTCTCACCGTTCGCGGGGATGCTGGGCGACGTCGTCGCGACGGGCGAGATCGGCGCGGCCCGGCGCCTCACCGCGTCGTTCGGGTTCCGCGCCGAGGAACGCGCCGCCCGGCTCTTCGATCCCGCGCTGGGCGGGGGAGCGCTCCTCGACGTCGGCGGCTATCCGCTCTCGTTCGCCGTGCACGTCGCGGCTGCGGCGGGGATCGCGCCCGATGCGCTGCGCATCGCCGAGGCCGAGGGGCGCATCGGCCCCACGGGCGTCGATGAGCACGCCACCGCCGTCGTGGCGGGCGGCGACTTCGCGGCCCACATCGAGACGTCCATCCGCGCGGTGCTGCCGCGCTCGGCGAGGCTGGTGGGCGACGCGGGCACGATCGAGATGCCCGATGCCTGGGGCTCGCGCACCGCTTCGGCCGAGCACCTGCTGATCGAGACCGGCGGACAGTCGCGCACGCGGACGGCAGCGGTGGTGCATCCGTTCGCGGCCGAAGCGGACGCCGTCGCCGCGCTGCTGGCAGGCGGTCGGGTCGAGGCCGACGAGATGCCCGGGTCGCACAGTGTCGCCGTGGCGCGGCTGCTCGACGAGTGGGCGGCGGCGCTGCCCCGCGGCTGA
- a CDS encoding substrate-binding domain-containing protein: protein MTDPTPALLAAERRAHILATMEREGAVRISQLTDELGAATVTLRRDLAQMEQEGLLQRVHGGAIPANGQHGHAPAAPAGTETSAGSIAVLVPSLNFYWPGVVRGMEAAARRHGLKVQLRGASYELQDERPVLERLVASGDVRGLIVAPNTDTQHSQDVVQWLAECGTPSVLVERDAIIQPAGVPAEAVTTDHALGAVLAARHLASLGHRKVGLVLSRNSPTSRKIAAGWQSACDELGLTPAQHIETTLPDRASPEFSAAVDTTLDRALGSGVTALLVHSDPEAMAFVDLALNRGISVPDDLSIIAYDDEVAELFTPALTAIAPPRVSVGETAVELLVSRMADPGRPTRRVMLNPTLVVRESTVAPRAGTTA from the coding sequence ATGACCGACCCCACACCGGCACTGCTGGCCGCCGAACGGCGCGCCCACATCCTGGCCACGATGGAGCGCGAGGGCGCCGTGCGCATCTCGCAGCTGACCGACGAGCTCGGCGCCGCGACCGTGACCCTGCGCCGCGACCTCGCGCAGATGGAGCAGGAGGGTCTGCTGCAGCGCGTGCACGGCGGCGCGATTCCCGCGAACGGGCAGCACGGGCACGCGCCGGCGGCCCCGGCCGGCACCGAGACGTCGGCGGGCTCGATCGCCGTGCTCGTGCCCTCGCTGAACTTCTACTGGCCCGGCGTGGTGCGGGGCATGGAGGCGGCGGCGCGCCGCCACGGCCTCAAGGTGCAGCTGCGCGGCGCGTCGTACGAGCTGCAGGACGAGCGTCCCGTGCTCGAGCGGCTCGTCGCGAGCGGCGACGTGCGCGGTCTCATCGTCGCGCCCAACACCGACACGCAGCACTCGCAGGACGTCGTCCAGTGGCTCGCCGAGTGCGGCACTCCCAGCGTCCTCGTCGAGCGCGACGCGATCATCCAGCCCGCGGGGGTGCCCGCCGAGGCGGTCACGACCGACCATGCGCTCGGCGCCGTGCTCGCGGCGCGCCACCTCGCCTCGCTCGGACACCGGAAGGTCGGACTCGTGCTCTCGCGCAACTCCCCGACCTCGCGCAAGATCGCGGCGGGCTGGCAGTCGGCCTGCGACGAGCTGGGACTCACCCCCGCGCAGCACATCGAGACGACGCTGCCCGACCGGGCCAGCCCGGAGTTCTCGGCCGCGGTCGACACGACCCTCGACCGGGCCCTCGGCAGCGGCGTGACCGCGCTGCTCGTGCACTCCGATCCCGAGGCCATGGCGTTCGTCGACCTCGCCCTGAATCGCGGCATCTCGGTGCCCGACGACCTGTCGATCATCGCCTACGACGACGAGGTGGCCGAGCTGTTCACCCCCGCCCTCACCGCCATCGCGCCGCCGCGCGTGAGCGTCGGCGAGACCGCGGTCGAGCTGCTCGTCTCGCGCATGGCCGATCCCGGGCGTCCGACCCGGCGGGTGATGCTCAACCCCACCCTGGTGGTGCGCGAGTCGACGGTCGCGCCGCGCGCCGGGACCACCGCGTGA
- a CDS encoding ABC transporter substrate-binding protein has product MKRKFAAAAGMAVVATLSLAACSGGSEPAQTADGPVTLTLSGWSLDTTPEFQVLADAFHEKNPDVTVELKQYDAAEYNTLVTADLAAGVGPDIITQKEVKFVTTFQEGGQLMDVSDVELPDGIGGASSFEIDGTAYGVPYRQDRWVLFYNKALFDAAGQEYPDGTWTWEDYDAAAEAINQAGVAKGTYQHRWQSTVQGFASAQEDTDVLSGDYGYFADYYDRVLDLQTSGAQVDFNTSTANQLTYQGEFGTQKAAMLPMGTWYVATLISQQASGEANDFEWGIAPIPQLDASTAGTDNTPVTFGDPTGFSINANIDGAKTQAAKDFLAYAASLEAAEELAKIGITPAVANDDVTDAYFAVEGAPTDDLSKFAWSTGDVHPENPTSNKTAAIQNILNDMHSAILSGSTPVEQAITQAEDRVASEVGLD; this is encoded by the coding sequence ATGAAGCGCAAGTTCGCAGCCGCCGCGGGGATGGCAGTCGTCGCCACCCTGTCGCTCGCCGCCTGCAGCGGGGGATCCGAGCCCGCTCAGACCGCCGACGGCCCCGTCACCCTGACCCTCTCGGGATGGAGCCTCGACACCACCCCCGAGTTCCAGGTCCTCGCCGACGCCTTCCACGAGAAGAACCCCGACGTGACCGTCGAGCTCAAGCAGTACGACGCCGCCGAGTACAACACGCTGGTCACCGCCGACCTCGCCGCCGGCGTCGGGCCCGACATCATCACCCAGAAGGAAGTGAAGTTCGTCACGACCTTCCAGGAGGGCGGTCAGCTCATGGACGTCTCCGACGTCGAGCTGCCCGACGGCATCGGCGGCGCCTCGTCGTTCGAGATCGACGGCACCGCATACGGCGTGCCGTACCGCCAGGACCGCTGGGTGCTGTTCTACAACAAGGCGCTCTTCGACGCCGCCGGCCAGGAGTACCCGGACGGCACGTGGACGTGGGAGGACTACGACGCCGCCGCCGAGGCCATCAACCAGGCGGGCGTCGCGAAGGGCACCTACCAGCACCGCTGGCAGTCGACCGTGCAGGGCTTCGCCTCGGCGCAGGAGGACACCGACGTGCTCTCGGGCGACTACGGCTACTTCGCCGACTACTACGACCGCGTCCTGGACCTGCAGACGTCGGGCGCCCAGGTCGACTTCAACACCTCGACCGCCAACCAGCTCACCTACCAGGGCGAGTTCGGCACCCAGAAGGCGGCCATGCTGCCGATGGGCACCTGGTACGTCGCGACCCTCATCTCGCAGCAGGCCTCGGGCGAGGCGAACGACTTCGAGTGGGGCATCGCGCCGATCCCGCAGCTCGACGCCTCGACGGCCGGAACCGACAACACCCCGGTGACCTTCGGCGACCCGACCGGCTTCTCGATCAACGCCAACATCGACGGCGCCAAGACGCAGGCGGCGAAGGACTTCCTCGCCTACGCCGCGAGCCTCGAGGCCGCTGAGGAGCTCGCGAAGATCGGCATCACACCGGCCGTGGCGAACGACGACGTCACCGACGCCTACTTCGCCGTCGAGGGCGCGCCCACCGACGATCTGTCGAAGTTCGCGTGGTCGACCGGTGACGTCCACCCCGAGAACCCGACGTCGAACAAGACGGCGGCGATCCAGAACATCCTCAACGACATGCACAGCGCGATCCTCTCGGGCTCGACCCCGGTCGAGCAGGCCATCACCCAGGCCGAGGACCGCGTCGCCAGCGAGGTCGGTCTCGACTGA
- a CDS encoding DUF2264 domain-containing protein, translating into MASEHPHPSADGAIRDAWIARADVLLTAARRYATPGAGRIHFPGEEGGYGHAVDGLEGFARTFLLAGFRIAGARGEGVDDLIAHYRRGVVSGVDPDAPDRWVRMDEHAQAKVEAASIALVLDLTRPWIWDHLDETTRGRVIDYLAPVVGDDTYPQTNWVWFRLVVQTFLRSVGGPWSADDIAADLARHDSFVREGGWLSDGDERSYDHYVGWALHVYPILWARMAGAADLAGDRTPVDVARLDAFLFDAFALVGGDGSPLIQGRSLIYRFAAAAPFWAGVIAEVPSHSPGRLRHAAERIVDHFAERGAPDADGILTMGWHGPWRALAQSYSGPGSPYWAVKGFLGLLLPADHPVWAAPAEPLPVEDGDAVRAIAAPGWIVSATATDGIVRVVNHGTDHAFPDARVADSPLYARIGYSTATAPFVDERGWLEPLEQSVALVDADGRATHRTAMTLLTARVQDDADGRVGVAASTWDAHVVEPAPMTHRHGSGLAGIVTRVGRLTVHSLVRGSAEVRIAVVDELEPEQDAAALRLRVGGWPLSGDELIGGTDDTGAWVFARGRSSGIRALDATAAPVLVSRADADPLGVRALVPTVEHAVVPGMPVVTLIDLAGGERIAPTVDVSLDDATATVVWPDGIRTVSRLTNSESPAPAARHHEVRSGTSHAIAKEQHA; encoded by the coding sequence GTGGCATCCGAGCACCCGCACCCGTCCGCGGACGGCGCGATCCGCGACGCATGGATCGCCCGGGCCGACGTCCTGCTCACGGCCGCCCGCCGCTACGCGACGCCGGGCGCCGGCCGCATCCACTTTCCCGGTGAGGAAGGCGGCTACGGCCACGCCGTGGATGGGCTCGAGGGCTTCGCTCGCACGTTCCTGCTCGCCGGGTTCCGCATCGCGGGGGCCCGCGGCGAGGGCGTCGACGACCTCATCGCGCACTACCGCCGCGGCGTCGTCTCGGGCGTCGATCCCGACGCGCCCGACCGCTGGGTGCGCATGGACGAGCACGCGCAGGCCAAGGTCGAGGCCGCCTCGATCGCGCTCGTGCTCGACCTCACACGCCCCTGGATCTGGGATCACCTCGACGAGACGACCCGCGGCCGCGTCATCGACTACCTTGCTCCCGTCGTCGGCGACGACACGTACCCGCAGACGAACTGGGTCTGGTTCCGCCTCGTCGTGCAGACCTTCCTCCGCTCGGTCGGCGGCCCGTGGTCGGCCGACGACATCGCCGCCGACCTCGCCCGTCACGACTCGTTCGTGCGCGAGGGCGGCTGGCTCTCCGACGGCGATGAGCGCTCGTACGACCACTACGTCGGATGGGCGCTGCACGTCTACCCGATCCTGTGGGCGCGCATGGCCGGCGCCGCCGACCTCGCGGGCGACCGGACGCCCGTCGACGTCGCACGGCTCGACGCCTTCCTCTTCGACGCCTTCGCCCTCGTGGGCGGTGACGGGTCGCCGCTCATCCAGGGGCGCAGTCTCATCTACCGCTTCGCGGCTGCCGCGCCGTTCTGGGCCGGCGTCATCGCCGAGGTGCCGTCCCACAGCCCCGGGCGCCTGCGCCACGCGGCCGAGCGCATCGTCGACCACTTCGCCGAGCGCGGAGCGCCCGACGCCGACGGCATCCTGACGATGGGCTGGCACGGGCCGTGGCGCGCTCTGGCGCAGTCTTACTCCGGACCGGGGTCGCCGTACTGGGCCGTCAAGGGTTTCCTCGGCCTGCTGCTGCCGGCCGACCACCCCGTGTGGGCGGCTCCCGCCGAACCGCTGCCTGTCGAGGACGGCGACGCCGTGCGGGCGATCGCCGCGCCCGGGTGGATCGTCTCGGCGACGGCGACCGACGGCATCGTGCGCGTCGTCAACCACGGCACCGACCACGCCTTCCCCGACGCCCGCGTCGCCGATTCACCGCTCTACGCCCGCATCGGGTACTCCACCGCGACCGCGCCCTTCGTCGATGAGCGCGGCTGGCTCGAGCCGCTCGAGCAGTCCGTCGCCCTCGTCGACGCCGACGGCCGGGCGACCCACCGCACCGCGATGACGCTGCTGACCGCGCGCGTGCAGGACGACGCCGACGGACGCGTGGGCGTCGCCGCCTCGACCTGGGACGCCCACGTCGTCGAACCGGCGCCCATGACGCACCGGCACGGCTCCGGTCTCGCGGGGATCGTCACCCGCGTCGGCCGGCTCACCGTTCACTCGCTCGTGCGCGGGTCCGCCGAGGTGCGCATCGCCGTCGTCGACGAGCTCGAGCCGGAACAGGATGCCGCAGCGCTGCGCCTGCGCGTCGGCGGCTGGCCGCTGTCGGGCGACGAGCTGATCGGCGGCACCGACGACACCGGCGCCTGGGTCTTCGCGCGCGGCCGCAGCAGCGGCATCCGCGCCCTCGACGCCACCGCGGCTCCCGTGCTCGTCTCGCGCGCCGACGCCGACCCGTTGGGCGTGCGCGCGCTGGTTCCCACCGTCGAGCACGCCGTGGTCCCGGGCATGCCGGTCGTGACCCTCATCGACCTGGCCGGGGGCGAGCGCATCGCCCCGACCGTCGACGTCTCGCTCGACGACGCCACGGCGACCGTGGTGTGGCCCGACGGCATCCGCACGGTGAGCCGTCTCACGAACTCCGAATCGCCCGCCCCGGCGGCTCGGCACCACGAGGTCCGAAGTGGGACCTCGCACGCAATCGCAAAGGAGCAGCACGCATGA
- a CDS encoding glycerate kinase — translation MTRVVVAIDSLKGSISAAAAARALADGWAAADPSARIDLRPMADGGEGTLDAFAAAVPDARRMPVTVTGPHGEPVAASWLWLPSPDGGGGVGVVELASTSGIELLGDERRGLEADTTGFGQAIAAALDAGVSRVVLGIGSSASTDGGVGMLRALGGRFVDHRGVDIASGARGLADLAAVDLASLRPLPSGGAVVLTDVSNPLLGARGAAAVFGPQKGVDPAGVVAAESALAGLSRIVPRGDAFASTAGAGAAGGTGFGLLAWGAELTPGAREVATLIGLADAVASADLVITGEGSFDGQSAAGKVPAFVADLAARAGVPTALVAGRIAADADTAAFAASVSLTDLAGSPEASLADPARWLRAAGTALAGAVRAERADSHGGGVGA, via the coding sequence CGCCCTGGCCGACGGGTGGGCAGCCGCCGACCCCTCCGCGCGGATCGACCTGCGACCCATGGCCGACGGCGGCGAGGGAACGCTCGACGCGTTTGCCGCGGCTGTCCCCGACGCGCGACGGATGCCGGTGACGGTCACGGGCCCGCACGGCGAGCCCGTCGCGGCGTCGTGGCTGTGGCTGCCGTCCCCGGACGGCGGGGGCGGCGTCGGCGTCGTCGAGCTCGCGTCGACGTCGGGGATCGAGCTGCTCGGCGACGAGCGCCGCGGGCTCGAGGCCGACACGACCGGCTTCGGCCAGGCGATCGCGGCGGCGCTCGACGCCGGCGTATCGCGTGTCGTCCTCGGCATCGGATCGAGCGCCTCGACCGACGGCGGCGTCGGCATGCTGCGGGCGCTGGGCGGCCGATTCGTCGACCACCGCGGTGTGGACATCGCGTCCGGCGCGCGCGGCCTCGCCGACCTCGCTGCGGTGGATCTCGCGTCGCTGCGGCCGCTTCCTTCCGGTGGAGCCGTCGTGCTCACGGACGTGTCGAATCCGCTGCTGGGCGCGCGCGGCGCCGCCGCCGTCTTCGGTCCGCAGAAGGGTGTGGATCCCGCCGGGGTCGTCGCCGCCGAGTCGGCGCTCGCCGGCCTGTCGCGCATCGTCCCGCGTGGCGATGCCTTCGCCTCCACGGCGGGGGCCGGAGCCGCCGGCGGCACCGGGTTCGGGCTGCTCGCGTGGGGAGCCGAGCTCACACCCGGCGCCCGCGAGGTCGCGACCCTCATCGGGCTCGCGGATGCCGTCGCGTCGGCCGATCTGGTCATCACCGGCGAGGGCTCGTTCGACGGTCAGTCCGCGGCCGGCAAGGTGCCCGCGTTCGTCGCCGACCTCGCCGCGAGAGCGGGGGTGCCGACCGCGCTCGTGGCCGGCCGGATCGCCGCCGACGCCGACACGGCCGCGTTCGCGGCATCCGTATCGCTCACCGACCTGGCCGGGTCGCCCGAGGCGTCGCTCGCCGACCCGGCGCGCTGGCTGCGGGCGGCAGGCACCGCCCTCGCTGGCGCCGTCCGGGCCGAGCGGGCCGACAGCCACGGCGGGGGAGTCGGGGCGTGA
- a CDS encoding heparinase II/III domain-containing protein — protein sequence MLWNTEGFAGPLAAVCADIPARLRPPAAALPVPTADDWPSPLPGETVRPILDRARADRGTPWPQPLASAAARVHRDGDRDGYEQQVFARQARLSRAVVAALADDDPRRLDEVADGVWLLCEQSTWCWPAHDDTLRRHGSVLATATDPFLDLGAGEVVGQLAWIDHVLGARLDEHYPGLRHRIRHEARARVFEPFLRRRDWHWLGLDGHVHNWNPWIHGNVLVAALVLCDETAERERIVALAAQGLDRYVAVLPADGAIDEGYAYWWNGACRALEALDLLAYATDGAWHPVPSVPALRETIGFPHRSHLGGPWYVNLADGPARPPADQPWHALHRAARAVGNDEARRHAAAQRPVGAPAATEDAGLGRLLRALADDVWLAETAEVSPLPAEVWLPSTQVWLARERAGSAAGLTVVLKGGHNDENHNHNDVGSVIVASDGVPVVVDAGRPTYTAQTFGPDRYDIWTMQSDWHSVPRVSGNAQPQGAAFAASGPRLIRTDEMSALDLEIGGAYPAGSVQSWRRRAALRRSGDVVLDDRWDGAGPGTEVRLLLAGTVITGEGWAQVTPLEGATPVRITWPADAPHTLSVRELDDPMLSGVWGARLTRLAVGADGRTELRVTVEQERNEDERS from the coding sequence GTGCTGTGGAACACCGAAGGCTTCGCCGGCCCGCTGGCGGCGGTGTGCGCCGACATCCCCGCGCGCCTGCGACCGCCCGCCGCAGCGCTCCCGGTGCCGACCGCGGACGACTGGCCGAGCCCCCTGCCGGGCGAGACGGTGCGGCCGATCCTCGACCGCGCGCGGGCCGACCGCGGAACGCCCTGGCCGCAGCCGCTCGCGAGCGCTGCCGCGCGCGTGCACCGCGACGGTGACCGGGACGGATACGAGCAGCAGGTCTTCGCCCGGCAGGCCCGGCTCAGCCGCGCGGTCGTCGCCGCCCTCGCGGACGATGATCCGCGCCGACTCGACGAGGTCGCTGACGGTGTCTGGCTGCTGTGCGAGCAGTCCACCTGGTGCTGGCCCGCACACGACGACACTCTCCGGCGGCACGGCTCCGTCCTCGCGACGGCGACCGATCCGTTCCTCGACCTCGGTGCGGGCGAGGTCGTCGGCCAGCTCGCCTGGATCGACCACGTCCTGGGGGCGCGGCTCGACGAGCACTACCCCGGGCTGCGGCACCGCATCCGCCACGAGGCCCGTGCGCGCGTCTTCGAGCCGTTCCTGCGGCGACGCGACTGGCACTGGCTCGGACTCGACGGCCACGTTCACAACTGGAACCCGTGGATCCACGGCAACGTGCTCGTCGCCGCCCTCGTCCTGTGCGACGAGACGGCCGAACGCGAGCGGATCGTCGCACTCGCAGCGCAGGGGCTCGACCGCTACGTCGCGGTGCTGCCCGCGGACGGCGCGATCGACGAAGGCTACGCGTACTGGTGGAACGGCGCGTGTCGCGCACTGGAGGCTCTCGACCTGCTCGCCTACGCCACCGACGGCGCGTGGCACCCGGTGCCCTCCGTGCCGGCGCTGCGCGAGACGATCGGCTTCCCGCACCGGTCGCACCTCGGCGGCCCCTGGTACGTCAACCTGGCCGACGGACCGGCGCGTCCGCCGGCAGACCAGCCGTGGCACGCCCTGCACCGCGCGGCGCGCGCCGTCGGGAACGACGAGGCCCGACGGCACGCCGCGGCTCAGCGGCCCGTGGGCGCACCGGCCGCGACGGAGGACGCGGGCCTCGGACGCCTGTTGCGCGCGCTGGCGGACGACGTCTGGCTCGCCGAGACGGCCGAAGTCAGTCCGTTGCCTGCCGAGGTGTGGCTGCCCTCCACGCAGGTCTGGCTCGCGCGAGAGCGCGCGGGCAGCGCCGCCGGTCTCACCGTCGTCCTCAAGGGCGGTCACAACGACGAGAACCACAACCACAACGACGTCGGGTCGGTGATCGTCGCCTCCGACGGCGTACCCGTCGTCGTCGACGCGGGCCGCCCGACCTACACGGCGCAGACCTTCGGCCCCGATCGATACGACATCTGGACGATGCAGAGTGACTGGCACAGCGTGCCGCGCGTGTCGGGCAATGCCCAGCCGCAGGGCGCCGCCTTCGCGGCATCCGGTCCGCGTCTCATCCGAACGGACGAAATGTCGGCGCTCGATCTCGAGATCGGCGGCGCGTACCCCGCGGGCTCGGTGCAGTCCTGGCGGCGTCGCGCTGCCCTGCGCCGATCGGGCGACGTCGTCCTCGACGACCGCTGGGACGGGGCCGGGCCGGGCACAGAGGTCAGGCTGCTGCTCGCCGGCACGGTCATCACCGGCGAGGGCTGGGCGCAGGTGACGCCGCTCGAGGGCGCGACGCCCGTGCGCATCACGTGGCCCGCCGACGCACCGCACACGCTCAGCGTGCGCGAGCTCGACGATCCGATGCTCTCGGGCGTCTGGGGCGCGCGACTCACCCGGCTCGCCGTCGGTGCCGACGGCCGCACCGAGCTGCGTGTCACGGTAGAACAGGAACGGAACGAGGACGAGCGATCATGA
- a CDS encoding acyltransferase produces the protein MIDRHDYSPWDFWSTASDDSRRAQRSWQQRLEREHPAWTIGDDCFISELAAVDADELALGDRSYIAAGAYLTGTVRIGADCSINPSAVVRGDVVLGDGVRMGALSSVLGFNHSMEPGTPVFRQPLTSRGIRIGDDVWIGSHVVVLDGVTVGGSAVLAAGAVVTKDVPAGAVVGGNPARLLRWRVPPADAAIDAAAPRREPVASDLRARLARFADRARAEAPALLARSRDAATGLFADRPGVRPTVRAQGDAIEIADLLLGSVPPGSESADLVALLRGWQDAATGAVPPLDASGVPGWDDGDTAYHVLSTGYALDLLGASFAHPIGLIVDATPTSIVERLDALPWHSDPWHAGHHVDALGTALLWARRRGDAVAPGVAEALFGWLVTHADPASGMWGRPSADRGLLLLVNGFYRASRGTFAQHGIPLPHPEAVVDTTLRHARDPRWFAAAQLDACNVLDVAHPLWLTRSSGYRSAEVSAVATRLLDDVLAGWQAGAGMSFRLADAEPGLQGTEMWLAIVWYLADLVGLSDALGYRPRGVHRPEPAPLG, from the coding sequence GTGATCGACCGCCACGATTACTCGCCGTGGGACTTCTGGTCCACGGCATCGGACGACAGCCGACGCGCGCAGCGGTCGTGGCAGCAGCGCCTCGAGCGCGAGCATCCCGCGTGGACCATCGGCGACGACTGCTTCATCTCGGAGCTCGCGGCCGTCGACGCCGACGAGCTGGCGCTCGGCGACCGCTCGTACATCGCCGCGGGCGCCTACCTCACCGGAACCGTCCGCATCGGCGCCGACTGCTCCATCAACCCCTCGGCCGTCGTGCGCGGCGACGTGGTCCTCGGCGACGGGGTGCGGATGGGTGCCCTCAGCTCGGTGCTCGGGTTCAACCACTCGATGGAGCCGGGCACGCCCGTCTTCCGGCAACCGCTCACCAGTCGCGGCATCCGTATCGGCGACGACGTCTGGATCGGGTCGCATGTCGTCGTGCTCGATGGCGTGACCGTGGGCGGATCGGCGGTGCTGGCCGCCGGAGCCGTCGTCACGAAGGACGTTCCAGCGGGGGCCGTCGTCGGCGGCAACCCGGCACGCCTGCTGCGGTGGCGCGTACCGCCGGCGGATGCCGCGATCGACGCGGCCGCGCCCCGACGCGAACCCGTCGCAAGCGACCTGCGCGCGCGGCTCGCCCGCTTCGCCGATCGCGCGCGCGCCGAGGCTCCCGCCCTGCTCGCCCGATCGCGTGACGCCGCGACCGGGCTCTTCGCCGACCGACCGGGCGTCCGTCCCACGGTGCGCGCGCAGGGCGACGCGATCGAGATCGCCGACCTCCTGCTGGGCTCGGTTCCGCCGGGCAGCGAATCCGCCGACCTCGTGGCCCTCCTGCGCGGTTGGCAGGATGCCGCGACGGGCGCCGTGCCGCCGCTGGACGCCTCCGGCGTTCCCGGGTGGGACGACGGCGACACGGCGTACCACGTGCTCAGCACCGGCTATGCGCTCGACCTGCTCGGCGCATCCTTCGCCCACCCGATCGGGCTCATCGTCGACGCGACGCCGACCTCGATCGTCGAGCGCCTCGACGCCCTGCCGTGGCACAGCGATCCCTGGCACGCGGGCCACCATGTCGACGCGCTGGGAACGGCGCTGCTGTGGGCCCGCCGACGCGGCGACGCGGTCGCACCGGGCGTCGCGGAGGCGCTTTTCGGCTGGCTCGTGACGCACGCCGATCCGGCCAGCGGGATGTGGGGGCGCCCCTCGGCCGACCGCGGCCTGCTGCTGCTCGTCAACGGGTTCTACCGGGCCTCGCGCGGGACGTTCGCGCAGCACGGCATCCCGCTCCCCCATCCCGAGGCCGTCGTCGACACGACGCTGCGCCATGCCCGTGATCCGCGCTGGTTCGCCGCGGCGCAGCTCGACGCCTGCAACGTCCTCGACGTCGCGCATCCGCTGTGGCTCACGCGGTCGTCGGGCTATCGCAGCGCCGAGGTCTCGGCCGTCGCGACGCGCCTGCTCGACGATGTGCTCGCCGGGTGGCAGGCCGGAGCCGGCATGAGCTTCCGACTCGCCGACGCCGAGCCGGGGCTGCAGGGCACCGAGATGTGGCTGGCGATCGTCTGGTACCTCGCCGATCTGGTCGGGCTCTCGGACGCGCTGGGGTACCGGCCGCGGGGCGTCCACCGCCCCGAACCGGCTCCGCTCGGCTGA